The DNA region TTTTAGAAATCAGAAAAATAAAAAAATTAATGATTTAATGACAAAATGGCGTGAAAAGGGTGGACTTAATTCGTTGCCATTGCACGACAGCAAGGCGTTAAGCGGAGCAATAAATGAAAAATCAATTATTGCGCTGGCTTCAGATCATTACGGGAAAGATGTGAATGTAACTTTTTTCGGAAGGGAAACGACTGGAGTGGCAGGGCCTGTACTGCTTTCGATGAAACATAAAATTCCGATAGTTCTGGCTTACGCAGTGTTTGACGGCGATATAATCCGTGTTAAGAATAAGAAAATTATTGAAATTGAAAAGCAGTCAAAATTAAAGGAAACAATGCAGTACAATATGCAAAAAATTTATCATGAATTTGAAGAAATTATTAGAGAATATCCAGAGCAGTACATGTGGCAGCATAACAGATGGAGAAATAAGAAGAAATAGTGCAGAAAAAAGTAAAAATTTATTTTTTCTAACTTGAATATGTGAAAAAATTATGATAAAATTAAATGACGAAGTTTTTGGAGGAAAATATGAAAAAATATTTATGTCTATTTATTTTGTTAATTCTGATGAGCTGTACCAGTTTAACAGCTTCTACTAACAAAATATCACGTACTGAAACGAATGCGATCAGTACAGAGATAATGAAAGTTACAGAAGATTTGAAGGAAGCTGCCAGCTTAAATGAATATGATAAATTAAAAGAAATTTTTTTACCTACATTTAAAAATAATATTATTGTAAAAAAAATGCAAGAATACGATCTTTCGGGATTGACATTTGTTTTTTCTGATGTAAATGTCGTATCAAAAAACAAGGCAAATAACGTAATGGTAATTAATTTTGCCACAGCGAGCAATTATTATAAACTAACATGGAAAAAGACAGATGGTAATACTTGGAAGATTTCAAATGTAGCTGAAAAAAAATAAGAAGGGAGAAAAATGAACATATCAATAACTATTCTGTTGATTGTTATTTTTTCTTTTTTGACTTTTTTTATAGCTTATTTTTTTGGGAGTTCGATATTTAAGAAAAAATATGGAGAGTTAAGCGAACTGGAATTAAAAATCGTTGATGCTAAAAGAAGACTGGAAACATCAAAAAAAGAAGTTGAAAGAGAAATAGAATCGTTTAGGAAAGAAGAAACAT from Leptotrichia trevisanii DSM 22070 includes:
- a CDS encoding lysophospholipid acyltransferase family protein, with the protein product MKYKISEEITGFFVILLKKVLSIFSLKVRYKIFESFGVIAYYAIKKRRLLAIDNIKNAFPEKDEKEVQRIAKESYKTMGKMIMTSIFLEEITQNENTVVENEELMRKACENNEKAVLIVSLHLGGFEAGSKMRDIRKFYAVFRNQKNKKINDLMTKWREKGGLNSLPLHDSKALSGAINEKSIIALASDHYGKDVNVTFFGRETTGVAGPVLLSMKHKIPIVLAYAVFDGDIIRVKNKKIIEIEKQSKLKETMQYNMQKIYHEFEEIIREYPEQYMWQHNRWRNKKK